From Streptomyces chrestomyceticus JCM 4735, one genomic window encodes:
- a CDS encoding response regulator transcription factor has protein sequence MTVTASTSIAKKPAELLRPDGSPVRVLVVDDEASLAELLSLALRYEGWDIRAEGDGTAALRAAREWRPDAVLLDVMLPDMDGLTVLGRLRHELPEVPVLFLTAKDAVEDRIAGLTAGGDDYVTKPFSLEEVVARLRGLLRRAGAAAGRSESLLAVGDLLLDEESHEVWRGGQEIHLTATEFELLRYLMRNPRRVLSKTQILDRVWSYDFGGQANVVELYISYLRRKIDAGRSPMIHTRRGAGYLIKPGG, from the coding sequence ATGACCGTGACAGCGTCCACATCCATCGCCAAGAAGCCCGCTGAGCTGCTGCGTCCGGACGGGAGCCCGGTGCGGGTGCTGGTCGTCGACGACGAGGCGTCGCTCGCCGAACTGCTCTCCTTGGCGCTGCGTTACGAGGGCTGGGACATCCGCGCCGAAGGTGACGGCACGGCCGCGCTGCGGGCGGCACGTGAGTGGCGGCCGGACGCGGTGCTGCTCGACGTGATGCTGCCGGACATGGACGGCCTGACCGTACTGGGGCGGCTGCGCCATGAACTGCCCGAGGTGCCGGTGCTGTTCCTGACCGCGAAGGACGCGGTCGAGGACCGGATCGCCGGGCTGACGGCGGGCGGCGACGACTATGTGACCAAGCCCTTCAGCCTGGAGGAGGTGGTGGCACGGCTGCGCGGTCTGCTGCGCCGGGCGGGCGCGGCGGCGGGCCGCAGCGAGTCGCTGCTCGCGGTGGGCGACCTGCTGCTCGACGAGGAGAGCCACGAGGTGTGGCGGGGCGGTCAGGAGATCCACCTGACGGCCACCGAGTTCGAGCTGCTGCGGTACCTGATGCGCAACCCGCGGCGGGTGCTGAGCAAGACGCAGATCCTGGACCGGGTGTGGAGCTACGACTTCGGCGGCCAGGCCAACGTCGTGGAGCTGTACATCTCGTACCTGCGCCGGAAGATCGACGCGGGCCGCAGCCCGATGATCCACACGCGCCGGGGCGCCGGGTACCTGATCAAGCCCGGGGGGTAG
- a CDS encoding NADPH-dependent FMN reductase yields the protein MKILTLNGSLRARSSNGAVLRSALALTDATSATADIAALPHFHPDQDAEGATPPAPVAALRRTVADADAVLIVSPEYAHGVPGVLKNALDWLVSSADLLDKPTAVLTASPSPTGAAYAHGQLRETLRTMSAAVIPDACRDFTAIGPKTDPATGTVTDPATLQDLRTALTALTTAAATPNTRSTASRSSPS from the coding sequence ATGAAGATCCTCACCCTCAACGGCAGTCTGCGCGCCCGCTCCTCCAACGGCGCCGTCCTGCGGTCCGCCCTCGCACTCACCGACGCCACGTCAGCCACCGCCGACATCGCCGCGCTCCCCCACTTCCACCCCGACCAGGACGCCGAGGGCGCCACGCCGCCCGCCCCGGTGGCCGCCCTGCGCCGCACCGTCGCGGACGCGGACGCCGTACTGATCGTCAGCCCGGAGTATGCCCACGGCGTCCCCGGCGTCCTCAAGAACGCTCTCGACTGGCTGGTCAGCAGCGCCGACCTCCTGGACAAGCCGACCGCGGTACTGACCGCGTCACCCTCACCGACCGGCGCCGCGTACGCCCACGGGCAGTTGCGCGAAACCCTGCGCACGATGTCCGCCGCCGTGATCCCGGATGCCTGCCGCGACTTCACCGCCATCGGTCCGAAGACCGACCCGGCCACCGGAACCGTCACCGACCCCGCCACCCTCCAGGACCTCCGCACGGCCCTGACAGCACTGACCACCGCCGCGGCCACTCCCAACACGCGCAGCACGGCGAGCCGTTCGTCCCCCTCGTAG
- a CDS encoding DUF2797 domain-containing protein encodes MPAGKELAFAVVGERRCLGVRRGARWTACPYAAVIDGGRTRDQCADCARLDRSRSVAADTMADDPRTYGVYLAYFGPGLLKVGITAAERGAARLVEQGAITYAWLGHGPLMAARRAEALLGTALDVRDRFGKAEKRAARTALPPVPERAAALAELHGAARGLAGWPEALEPAAFAWTDHTEVFGLERIPAAGVGEVEGLVAGDEVVGAVVAGVGADVYVRDAGGAGDSGGTGGAGVFVVDGRLLAGWVLRGAVGGVTTAGVRAGGEGGGGGEGAQGAQGSLF; translated from the coding sequence TTGCCTGCCGGCAAAGAGCTGGCCTTCGCGGTGGTGGGGGAGCGGCGGTGCCTCGGGGTGCGCAGGGGCGCGCGGTGGACGGCCTGCCCGTACGCGGCCGTGATCGACGGCGGGCGCACGCGGGACCAGTGCGCGGACTGTGCGCGGCTCGACCGTTCGCGGTCGGTGGCGGCGGACACGATGGCCGACGATCCGCGTACGTACGGCGTCTACCTGGCGTACTTCGGTCCCGGCCTGCTGAAGGTGGGGATCACGGCGGCCGAGCGTGGCGCGGCGCGCCTGGTGGAGCAGGGGGCGATCACGTACGCATGGCTGGGACACGGGCCGCTGATGGCCGCGCGGCGGGCGGAGGCGCTGTTGGGCACGGCCCTGGACGTACGGGACCGGTTCGGCAAGGCGGAGAAGCGGGCGGCGCGTACCGCGCTGCCGCCGGTGCCGGAGCGGGCCGCGGCGCTCGCCGAGCTGCACGGCGCGGCGCGGGGGCTGGCGGGGTGGCCGGAGGCGCTGGAGCCGGCCGCGTTCGCGTGGACGGACCATACGGAGGTGTTCGGGCTGGAGCGGATTCCGGCGGCGGGGGTCGGTGAGGTGGAGGGGTTGGTTGCGGGGGATGAGGTTGTGGGTGCTGTGGTGGCGGGGGTGGGGGCTGATGTGTATGTGCGGGACGCCGGGGGCGCGGGAGATTCCGGGGGCACGGGAGGGGCTGGGGTGTTTGTGGTGGATGGGCGGTTGTTGGCGGGGTGGGTGTTGCGTGGTGCGGTGGGTGGGGTGACTACGGCGGGGGTGCGAGCGGGAGGGGAGGGAGGGGGAGGTGGGGAAGGGGCGCAGGGGGCGCAGGGGAGTTTGTTCTGA
- a CDS encoding GlxA family transcriptional regulator, translated as MAKVCEDRAMGVFAEDGRHRVAVLVRHGLLPMELGIVHRIFGQAETADGRRLYEVVTCAPEPGELRTDVDFTVNVRHGPEALAEADTVVVPASQQDYGTDDGCLSEEMARAVARIRPGARVASICTGSFVLAAAGLLEGRRATTHWRSAEQFRKLFPEVELDADVLYTDEGGVLTAAGVASGIDLCLHMIRCDHGAAVANEVARRTVVPPHREGGQAQFIRRPVPEPQYSSTAAARAWALEHLDQPVTLRELAACQAMSVRTFTRRFREEVGVSPLQWLTQQRVERARQLLEETELTVDRVASDAGFGTAASLRQHLQAAIGVSPSAYRSTYRGLRRKVGRLRWGRPARARWVLGREWGGGCLVVYGAELGRGGAGAWVVRPGAGCAAA; from the coding sequence ATGGCCAAGGTGTGTGAGGATCGGGCCATGGGTGTCTTCGCGGAGGACGGGCGGCATCGGGTCGCCGTACTGGTGCGGCACGGGCTGCTGCCGATGGAGCTGGGCATCGTGCACCGGATCTTCGGGCAGGCCGAGACGGCCGACGGCCGGCGGTTGTACGAGGTGGTGACGTGTGCGCCGGAGCCGGGGGAACTCCGTACCGATGTGGATTTCACGGTCAATGTGCGGCACGGGCCCGAGGCCCTCGCGGAGGCGGACACCGTCGTGGTGCCGGCCTCGCAGCAGGACTACGGGACGGATGACGGATGTCTGAGTGAGGAGATGGCGCGGGCGGTGGCGCGTATCCGTCCGGGTGCGCGGGTGGCGTCGATCTGCACCGGGTCGTTCGTGCTGGCGGCGGCCGGGCTGCTGGAGGGGCGGCGGGCGACTACGCACTGGCGGTCGGCTGAGCAGTTCCGGAAGCTGTTCCCGGAGGTGGAGCTGGATGCGGATGTTCTGTACACGGATGAGGGAGGCGTGCTTACGGCCGCGGGTGTCGCTTCCGGGATTGATCTGTGCCTGCACATGATCAGGTGTGATCACGGAGCTGCGGTGGCCAACGAGGTGGCCCGCCGTACGGTCGTACCGCCGCATCGGGAAGGCGGGCAGGCCCAGTTCATCCGCCGCCCGGTCCCCGAACCGCAGTACTCCTCCACGGCCGCGGCCCGGGCGTGGGCGCTTGAACATCTGGACCAGCCGGTGACCCTGCGGGAACTGGCCGCGTGCCAGGCGATGAGCGTACGGACCTTCACCCGGCGGTTCCGGGAGGAGGTCGGGGTCTCCCCGTTGCAGTGGCTGACACAGCAACGGGTCGAGCGGGCGCGGCAGTTGCTGGAGGAGACGGAACTGACGGTGGACCGGGTGGCGTCGGACGCCGGGTTCGGTACGGCGGCCTCGCTGCGGCAGCATCTTCAGGCCGCGATCGGCGTGTCGCCGAGTGCGTATCGGAGCACTTATCGGGGGCTGCGGCGGAAGGTGGGGCGGTTGAGGTGGGGGAGACCGGCGCGGGCAAGGTGGGTGTTGGGGCGTGAGTGGGGTGGCGGGTGCTTGGTGGTGTACGGGGCCGAGTTGGGACGGGGAGGAGCAGGGGCTTGGGTGGTACGCCCCGGAGCGGGGTGCGCGGCGGCGTAG
- a CDS encoding NAD(P)H-dependent oxidoreductase, which yields MKVLWLAAHPEERSLNSSLKNEGIRTLRDHGHEVQLSDLYAMKWNPVVDADDYDHSPTERLHISKAAHHAYTNGNLSPDIRAEQEKVTWADTLVVQFPLWWYGMPAILKGWFDRVFIKGFAYGIDDPATGQALRYGDGPLTGKRAMAVVTAGARPSSIGPRGVNGDLNDLLFPLHHGTFWYTGMSAAPPFLVPSADRTTPATFEDTAARLRTRLLELPSTPPLPFRRQNSPDYDPETLTLHPHLAPHTTGLALHYTDAP from the coding sequence ATGAAGGTCCTATGGCTGGCAGCCCACCCCGAAGAACGCTCCCTCAACAGCTCCCTGAAGAACGAAGGCATCCGCACCCTGCGCGACCACGGCCACGAGGTCCAGCTCTCCGACCTCTACGCCATGAAGTGGAACCCGGTCGTCGACGCCGACGACTACGACCACTCCCCCACAGAACGCCTCCACATCAGCAAAGCCGCCCACCACGCCTACACCAACGGCAACTTGAGCCCCGACATCCGCGCCGAACAGGAGAAGGTCACCTGGGCCGACACGCTCGTCGTCCAGTTCCCCCTCTGGTGGTACGGCATGCCCGCGATCCTCAAGGGCTGGTTCGACCGCGTCTTCATCAAGGGCTTCGCGTACGGCATCGACGACCCCGCCACCGGGCAGGCACTCCGCTACGGCGACGGCCCGCTGACCGGCAAGCGCGCCATGGCCGTCGTCACCGCCGGCGCCCGCCCCTCCTCGATCGGCCCCCGCGGCGTCAACGGCGACCTCAACGACCTGCTCTTCCCCCTCCACCACGGCACCTTCTGGTACACGGGCATGAGCGCGGCCCCACCGTTCCTCGTCCCCTCGGCGGACCGCACCACCCCCGCCACCTTCGAGGACACCGCCGCCCGCCTCCGCACCCGCCTCCTGGAACTCCCCTCGACCCCGCCCCTCCCCTTCCGCCGCCAGAACTCCCCCGACTACGACCCGGAAACCCTCACCCTCCACCCGCACCTCGCCCCGCACACCACCGGCCTGGCCCTGCACTACACGGACGCCCCGTAG